A stretch of Gemmatimonas aurantiaca T-27 DNA encodes these proteins:
- a CDS encoding sigma-54-dependent transcriptional regulator, with protein MTYALSDDAPRVLIVDDETSILDSLRILLKTEGFVPFTAHGGRQGVEQLQELRPDIVLTDVRMPDVSGVQVLSAARQVDPDVPVILMTAQATLQSAVQAVNEGAFYYIQKPFRNDELVAILRRAAEHRKLRAENQVLKQEIRRRERNASQRPIGRSKSWLEVLRLAETVAPTDSTVLITGESGTGKEVVARYIHDLSARTDNGFMSINCGALPESLLESELFGHVKGSFTGAVKDKTGLFAAANHGTFFLDEIGETTPSTQVKLLRALQQREVIPVGATESVSVDTRVLAATNRDLEEEIKRGGFRADLFYRLNVIAVHLPPLRQRADDIPVLAESFLARSATLRHEEQKVLNEGALDALMAYGWPGNVRELENALERAVILCSGNTISADALPERVTARRAEPLVSERAPVSPTLEAIERAYIQWVLQNEGGNKSRAADMLGIDPSTLYRKLARYGDAAL; from the coding sequence GTGACCTACGCTCTGTCGGATGATGCACCGCGCGTACTGATCGTCGACGATGAAACCAGCATCCTCGATTCCTTGCGCATCCTGCTGAAGACCGAAGGGTTTGTGCCCTTCACCGCACATGGTGGTCGGCAAGGCGTGGAGCAGCTCCAGGAGTTGCGGCCGGATATTGTGCTGACCGATGTGCGCATGCCTGATGTGAGCGGTGTGCAGGTACTGAGTGCGGCGCGGCAGGTCGATCCCGATGTGCCGGTGATTCTGATGACCGCCCAGGCCACGCTGCAGTCGGCGGTGCAGGCGGTCAATGAAGGGGCTTTTTACTACATCCAGAAGCCGTTTCGCAACGACGAGTTGGTGGCGATCCTGCGCCGGGCTGCAGAACATCGCAAGCTGCGTGCGGAGAACCAGGTGCTCAAGCAGGAAATCCGCCGACGGGAACGCAATGCGTCACAGCGGCCCATCGGGCGCAGCAAGAGCTGGCTCGAAGTGCTCCGATTGGCGGAAACCGTTGCTCCCACGGACTCCACGGTGTTGATCACCGGCGAGTCCGGCACCGGCAAGGAAGTGGTGGCGCGGTATATCCATGACCTGAGCGCCCGCACGGACAACGGGTTCATGTCGATCAACTGCGGCGCGCTGCCCGAGTCGCTGCTCGAGAGTGAGTTGTTCGGTCACGTGAAAGGATCGTTCACCGGCGCCGTGAAGGACAAGACAGGCCTGTTCGCTGCCGCGAATCACGGCACGTTTTTTCTGGACGAAATCGGCGAGACCACGCCCTCCACACAGGTCAAGCTGTTGCGGGCGTTGCAGCAGCGCGAAGTGATTCCGGTGGGTGCCACCGAATCGGTTTCCGTGGATACACGGGTGCTGGCCGCGACCAACCGTGATCTGGAAGAAGAGATCAAGCGGGGCGGGTTCCGCGCCGATCTGTTCTATCGGCTCAATGTCATTGCGGTGCACCTGCCACCCCTCCGGCAGCGCGCCGACGATATCCCCGTGCTGGCGGAAAGCTTCCTGGCACGCTCGGCCACGTTGCGCCACGAGGAACAGAAGGTGCTCAACGAGGGAGCCCTCGATGCGCTCATGGCCTACGGATGGCCCGGCAACGTCAGAGAGCTGGAAAATGCGCTCGAGCGGGCCGTCATTCTCTGTAGTGGCAACACGATCTCCGCGGATGCGCTCCCGGAGCGTGTGACGGCCCGTCGCGCTGAGCCGCTGGTGAGTGAACGCGCCCCGGTCAGCCCGACACTCGAGGCGATCGAGCGTGCCTACATCCAGTGGGTACTGCAGAACGAAGGCGGCAACAAGAGTCGCGCCGCCGACATGCTGGGGATTGATCCTTCCACATTGTACCGCAAACTGGCACGCTACGGAGACGCGGCACTATGA
- a CDS encoding sensor histidine kinase has product MTEPTRPRIHERLQRVLALACGPTILAIIVTMWVTEDLPNATRWPVVILLVLLVLVVFTSVLRRQVSRYVERPLVESVSVAEAIASGDSNRIVPRAETREFDQLATSINRMTEQMLAATQSRMRVEKLATMGRIAAGISHEIGNPVAAIANYAHVLRMRTADVPGTTEPIDALEREITRIDRIMRGLLDYARPRRLTPKPIAVDAVIVDVLRLLADQGLTRRFRITSELEAPGGVVYAERHDLEQVFVNLLLNAVDAMDREGEVVIRSRINEAGAFADSIEKRRTDPAPQRWAHRPSKRALAWLARPESPSRFLQIVMADSGTGVAPEDEERIFEPFFSTKQPGKGTGLGLAIVASTIENLGGTVWVQRAREGGAAFVILLPLHGSGMRSVVPESTASAG; this is encoded by the coding sequence GTGACCGAACCCACCCGCCCACGGATTCACGAGCGCCTGCAGCGTGTGCTCGCTCTGGCGTGCGGCCCGACCATTCTGGCCATCATCGTCACCATGTGGGTCACCGAGGATCTGCCGAATGCCACACGGTGGCCGGTGGTCATTCTCCTCGTCTTGCTGGTATTGGTCGTCTTCACGAGCGTGCTGCGCCGACAGGTCTCGCGCTATGTGGAACGTCCTCTGGTGGAATCCGTGAGTGTGGCGGAAGCCATTGCGAGTGGAGACAGCAACCGGATCGTGCCGCGTGCCGAGACACGCGAATTCGACCAGCTCGCAACCAGCATCAATCGCATGACCGAGCAGATGCTGGCGGCCACGCAGTCCCGCATGCGGGTGGAGAAGCTGGCGACCATGGGACGCATCGCGGCTGGGATCTCACACGAGATCGGCAATCCCGTCGCCGCGATCGCGAACTATGCCCATGTGCTGCGCATGCGCACGGCCGACGTCCCCGGCACGACTGAGCCCATTGATGCGCTCGAGCGGGAGATCACACGCATCGACCGCATCATGCGTGGCCTGCTCGACTATGCCCGCCCGCGTCGGCTGACGCCGAAGCCGATCGCCGTTGATGCCGTCATCGTGGACGTGTTGCGGTTGCTCGCCGACCAGGGACTCACCCGTCGCTTTCGCATTACCAGCGAACTCGAGGCACCCGGCGGTGTGGTGTATGCCGAACGGCATGACCTCGAGCAGGTCTTCGTCAACCTGCTGCTGAACGCCGTCGATGCGATGGACCGCGAAGGGGAGGTGGTGATTCGGTCGCGGATCAATGAGGCCGGCGCGTTTGCGGATTCCATCGAAAAGCGCCGTACGGATCCTGCCCCCCAGCGTTGGGCACATCGCCCAAGCAAGCGGGCACTCGCATGGCTTGCCCGACCCGAATCGCCCTCGCGTTTTCTGCAAATCGTGATGGCCGACTCGGGAACTGGTGTTGCCCCGGAAGACGAAGAACGCATCTTCGAGCCGTTCTTTTCCACCAAGCAGCCAGGGAAGGGCACCGGGCTCGGGCTCGCTATCGTCGCCAGCACGATCGAAAATCTTGGTGGCACCGTGTGGGTACAGCGGGCGCGCGAAGGTGGTGCCGCGTTCGTGATCCTGTTGCCGCTGCATGGCAGTGGCATGCGATCCGTCGTACCTGAATCCACCGCGTCGGCAGGATAG
- a CDS encoding PilN domain-containing protein: MMLEINLAPGSRKGARKSAGFALPSGLASIGSNIRDPWLLGSAASVVAAVAVVGILFTGQSARAGELETRLESALRDSTRYAKVLDARHRLTAERDSVHRQLQIIRTIDDNRYNWAHILDEISRALPAYTWLTIIEQTSKTPLPPGTDSVAQAAATPSSAAAKKKDTAVVTPDTVTVHPPLTFRVIGQTVDIQALTMFMRQLESSPFVQSVSLTKSEIVIVEGKDVTQFELTAAYEVPPAGVVQTSPLVVPVR; the protein is encoded by the coding sequence ATGATGCTCGAAATCAATCTCGCTCCCGGTTCGCGCAAGGGAGCCCGCAAGTCCGCTGGCTTCGCCCTTCCCAGCGGACTGGCTTCCATCGGCTCGAATATCCGCGACCCGTGGCTGCTCGGCTCCGCCGCGTCGGTCGTGGCGGCCGTCGCCGTGGTCGGCATTCTGTTCACCGGTCAGAGCGCTCGCGCCGGCGAACTCGAAACGCGCCTCGAATCGGCGCTGCGCGACTCGACGCGGTATGCAAAGGTGCTTGACGCGCGCCATCGCCTCACGGCCGAACGTGATTCGGTCCATCGGCAGTTGCAGATCATCCGCACCATCGATGACAACCGCTACAACTGGGCGCACATCCTCGATGAGATCAGCCGCGCGTTGCCCGCGTATACCTGGCTGACCATCATCGAGCAAACCAGCAAGACGCCACTGCCCCCCGGCACGGATAGTGTCGCCCAGGCCGCGGCGACGCCGTCCAGTGCCGCAGCGAAGAAGAAAGACACCGCAGTCGTGACACCGGATACGGTAACAGTCCATCCGCCCCTCACTTTCCGCGTGATTGGTCAGACGGTCGATATCCAAGCGCTCACGATGTTCATGCGCCAGCTCGAAAGCTCGCCCTTCGTGCAGTCGGTCTCACTCACCAAGTCCGAGATCGTCATCGTCGAAGGCAAGGACGTCACACAGTTCGAGTTGACGGCTGCCTATGAAGTGCCGCCCGCTGGCGTCGTGCAGACGTCGCCGCTTGTTGTCCCCGTGCGCTGA
- the pilM gene encoding type IV pilus assembly protein PilM, protein MRKHALTLQPPTPMALFGRKKLTVGLDVGSGLVKAVVIDHSSGTPELAKVVITPLNDTAIVEGEVMDHGIVADAIRQTLSATGIKTKHIVTAVGGRDVIVKKITMERVKEAQARELMRWEAEQHVPFDMDSVELDFQVLDPDSDGLDMSVLLVAAKRELVESKQSLLQEAGATASVIDVDAFALHNAFETNYPDAMNGTVALLNIGNEVTNLNILDEGVPILTRDLGVGTRRFREDLQREQGISADEAEDLIRSFDRQPVLENAVALRGEELAVGVERAATFLATSSRNFGQIRAVYACGGGARVPGLLAWLSDRLRIPVQPANAFAKLTVREGALEFLSTDEVAPLLMLPVGLALRAAA, encoded by the coding sequence ATGCGCAAGCATGCACTCACGCTGCAACCACCAACTCCCATGGCGCTCTTTGGCCGCAAGAAATTGACTGTCGGACTGGATGTCGGCTCCGGACTCGTGAAGGCTGTGGTCATCGACCACAGCAGCGGCACACCCGAGCTGGCCAAGGTCGTCATCACGCCGCTCAACGATACGGCGATCGTTGAAGGTGAAGTCATGGACCATGGGATCGTCGCCGACGCCATTCGCCAGACACTGTCGGCCACCGGTATCAAGACCAAGCACATCGTGACGGCGGTCGGCGGGCGCGATGTGATCGTCAAGAAGATCACCATGGAGCGCGTGAAAGAAGCGCAGGCCCGGGAGCTCATGCGGTGGGAAGCGGAACAGCACGTGCCGTTCGACATGGATTCCGTCGAACTGGACTTTCAGGTGCTGGATCCCGACAGCGATGGACTCGACATGAGTGTGCTGCTGGTCGCGGCCAAGCGTGAACTTGTCGAATCGAAGCAGAGCCTGTTGCAGGAAGCCGGTGCTACCGCGTCGGTCATCGACGTCGATGCGTTTGCATTGCACAACGCGTTCGAGACGAACTATCCCGATGCCATGAATGGCACGGTGGCGCTGCTCAACATCGGCAACGAAGTCACGAACCTCAATATCCTCGATGAAGGTGTACCGATCCTCACGCGCGATCTGGGCGTTGGTACCCGTCGTTTCCGCGAAGATCTGCAGCGCGAACAAGGCATCAGCGCCGATGAAGCGGAAGACCTGATCCGCAGCTTCGATCGTCAGCCGGTCCTCGAAAACGCTGTCGCGCTACGCGGCGAAGAACTCGCCGTTGGTGTGGAACGCGCCGCGACGTTCCTCGCGACCTCCTCGCGCAACTTCGGGCAGATCCGTGCGGTGTACGCCTGCGGCGGTGGAGCGCGTGTTCCGGGCCTGCTCGCGTGGCTCTCGGATCGCCTGCGCATTCCGGTGCAGCCGGCCAATGCCTTCGCCAAGCTCACGGTCCGCGAAGGTGCTCTCGAATTCCTGTCCACCGATGAAGTGGCACCGCTGCTGATGCTGCCGGTTGGACTCGCGCTCCGCGCAGCGGCTTGA
- a CDS encoding type IV pilin protein, translating to MNTGVRGRIGFTLLELLAVVTIIGLLAVLAVAKFGDSKRRAYLAAMKSDLHVVATTAESRFTSENSYENMPVPRGSAGVTLTFVGTTTGWTAQANHASLPGMTCTLASGPGITSDIECR from the coding sequence ATGAACACTGGAGTGCGTGGTCGTATTGGGTTCACGCTGCTCGAATTGTTGGCGGTGGTGACCATCATTGGTCTGCTGGCGGTGCTGGCGGTGGCCAAATTCGGGGATTCCAAGCGGCGAGCGTATCTCGCGGCCATGAAGTCGGACTTGCATGTCGTAGCCACCACCGCAGAGTCCCGGTTCACGTCTGAGAACAGCTATGAGAACATGCCGGTGCCTCGCGGATCTGCTGGCGTGACACTCACCTTCGTGGGGACCACGACAGGTTGGACGGCCCAAGCCAATCACGCGAGCCTGCCAGGCATGACCTGCACGTTGGCTTCGGGGCCGGGAATCACATCGGACATTGAATGTCGATAG
- a CDS encoding type IV pilin protein, whose protein sequence is MNRTRKGFTLIELLIVVVIIGILAAIAIPKFNDTKKKAYITAMKSDLKNLVSAGEAKFSEDNSYATWTMPTSGSSGVTITPGTQSATGWSATATHANAAGSSCEIGVGTGKPANLAEGEPGGATCK, encoded by the coding sequence ATGAACCGTACGCGCAAGGGCTTCACGCTTATCGAACTGCTGATCGTTGTCGTCATCATCGGCATCCTGGCCGCGATCGCGATCCCGAAGTTCAATGACACGAAGAAGAAGGCCTACATCACCGCTATGAAGTCCGATCTGAAGAACCTGGTTTCGGCTGGCGAGGCCAAGTTCTCGGAAGACAATAGCTACGCCACCTGGACCATGCCGACCTCGGGCTCGTCAGGCGTCACGATCACCCCGGGCACGCAGTCGGCCACGGGCTGGTCCGCGACGGCCACGCACGCCAATGCGGCCGGTTCGAGCTGCGAAATCGGCGTCGGCACGGGCAAGCCGGCCAACCTCGCCGAAGGCGAGCCGGGCGGCGCCACCTGCAAGTAA
- a CDS encoding type 4a pilus biogenesis protein PilO, which yields MALAPISQRDQVKLFIGFAGIALAVLYWMYPYAAKDEQLALDESRITTIEEANRRAAREFAGGSIETLRSQAAENRSALTVMRRLVPTGNEVPALLEEVSTAARRAGLDVGGVVPEPVIVGDRFDTYRYTVTIIGGYHQFGEFLANVGSLPRIVAPVSFSIASGVSGSSRPGQVNTSAKGSLASTITLQTYVEKTRPAAKAKERAS from the coding sequence ATGGCCCTTGCTCCCATCAGTCAGCGTGACCAGGTGAAGCTGTTCATTGGCTTCGCCGGCATCGCGCTCGCCGTTCTGTACTGGATGTATCCCTACGCTGCAAAGGATGAGCAGCTTGCCCTCGACGAGTCGCGCATCACGACCATCGAAGAAGCCAATCGGCGTGCCGCGCGCGAATTCGCCGGCGGCAGCATCGAGACGCTGCGTTCGCAGGCTGCGGAAAATCGCTCTGCCCTTACCGTCATGCGCCGACTCGTACCCACGGGCAATGAGGTGCCAGCTCTGCTCGAGGAAGTCAGCACGGCCGCGCGGCGTGCGGGCCTCGATGTCGGAGGCGTGGTACCCGAGCCGGTCATTGTTGGCGATCGCTTCGATACCTATCGCTACACCGTCACGATCATCGGTGGTTATCACCAGTTCGGCGAATTCCTCGCCAACGTGGGTTCCCTGCCACGTATCGTGGCACCGGTGAGTTTTTCAATTGCTTCGGGCGTCTCTGGCAGCTCTCGGCCAGGCCAGGTGAACACTTCAGCAAAGGGCTCACTCGCGTCCACGATCACGTTGCAGACGTACGTCGAAAAGACCCGGCCGGCCGCGAAGGCCAAGGAGCGTGCCTCGTGA
- a CDS encoding AMIN domain-containing protein: MMGPTTVAVTAALLVYGFAPSTPAATAPSAAKAITLNDGAPVRGRVHAIEVAPAASGAEVVIAADSGLTLAHFTLEGPSRIVIDLGGANLAMRSAYDGKARGPIRNVRLSQYRADTVRLVIDLDASRRYTVQREGNSVRVALTAPAVAFTPWASNNVVRTTTAVAAGHLDVPVSAPTTKVETAKVEAPKVEAPKVEAPKVEAPKVEAPKAEVVKAEPVPTPLPAVEAPLASARMSTVTRRQPQPRPRITVSYDGTDIRDVIAAFATFSGRTIVVGKDVQGVVTADIADKPWDVALQAILQAQGLAATEDASGIIAVDSYRNLAQNQALEPLITQIVDVNYAKATVLRGTVQSLLARDCTGMSTAVTGRDMGVGVNQGSSGNQQQNQMGGQGCVVRGSVAADSATNKLIITEVPSRLPEIVARLQQLDVRTPQVAIKAKIIFVNRTGIQDIGLAYDLGTGNKQFFQQLVPRTDPNTLTPVDTDGDGVPDAMGGGSPYQGPARINLGGNAIAGIANANNAIKPNALNLIYSTALGRYQLTAFLNALQTSSLADVQSEPSITILNNRSAEIFVGQEIPIRVIDASAGGQGGGGGGGGGGGGGAAGQPNAAAFFPRATVSKEEAGIKLSVTPQITNNKMVMLNIKAENSSAEIASTDVGVIFNRQRAESQVLVADGEAAVIGGLTVTETTRFRSGIPVLMNLPFVGRIFSQNTKNETKRDLLILVTPHILDEGVTPPGR, encoded by the coding sequence ATGATGGGACCGACGACCGTTGCGGTAACAGCCGCCCTGTTGGTGTATGGCTTCGCGCCCAGCACTCCGGCAGCTACCGCCCCCTCGGCCGCCAAGGCCATCACGCTCAACGATGGTGCGCCGGTCCGCGGACGCGTGCATGCCATCGAGGTCGCACCGGCCGCCAGCGGCGCAGAAGTGGTCATTGCCGCGGACTCCGGTCTGACCTTGGCGCATTTCACGCTCGAGGGGCCGTCGCGTATTGTCATCGACCTCGGTGGTGCGAATCTCGCCATGCGCTCGGCCTATGACGGCAAGGCGCGCGGCCCGATTCGGAACGTGCGACTCTCCCAGTATCGCGCTGACACGGTCCGCCTCGTCATCGATCTGGACGCGTCGCGTCGATACACCGTGCAGCGGGAAGGCAACAGCGTGCGCGTCGCGCTGACCGCACCCGCGGTGGCGTTCACGCCATGGGCCAGCAACAACGTGGTGCGTACGACCACCGCTGTGGCCGCCGGCCACCTCGATGTGCCGGTCTCAGCGCCCACCACGAAGGTTGAGACGGCGAAGGTCGAGGCCCCGAAGGTCGAGGCCCCGAAGGTCGAGGCCCCGAAGGTCGAGGCCCCGAAGGTCGAGGCCCCGAAGGCCGAAGTGGTGAAGGCCGAACCGGTTCCCACGCCACTGCCTGCGGTCGAAGCACCGCTGGCGTCCGCTCGCATGAGCACGGTGACGCGTCGCCAGCCGCAGCCGCGGCCGCGCATCACCGTCAGCTATGACGGCACCGATATTCGTGATGTCATCGCGGCCTTCGCGACGTTCTCCGGCCGCACGATCGTGGTCGGCAAGGATGTGCAGGGTGTCGTGACCGCCGATATCGCAGACAAGCCGTGGGACGTCGCGCTGCAGGCCATTCTGCAGGCACAGGGCCTTGCCGCCACAGAAGACGCCAGCGGCATCATCGCGGTCGACAGCTATCGCAACCTGGCGCAGAATCAGGCCCTTGAGCCGCTGATCACGCAGATCGTCGACGTGAACTACGCGAAGGCCACGGTGCTTCGCGGTACGGTCCAGTCGCTGCTGGCGCGTGATTGCACCGGCATGAGCACCGCGGTGACCGGTCGCGACATGGGCGTGGGCGTCAATCAGGGCAGCAGTGGCAACCAGCAACAGAATCAGATGGGTGGACAGGGCTGTGTGGTGCGCGGCTCTGTGGCCGCCGACAGCGCGACCAACAAGCTGATCATCACCGAAGTACCGTCCCGTCTCCCCGAGATCGTGGCGCGCCTTCAGCAGCTCGATGTGCGCACCCCGCAGGTCGCCATCAAGGCCAAGATCATCTTCGTCAACCGCACGGGCATTCAGGACATCGGTCTTGCCTATGACCTTGGCACTGGCAACAAGCAGTTCTTCCAGCAGCTCGTGCCGCGCACCGATCCGAACACGCTCACGCCCGTCGACACCGACGGCGACGGCGTACCGGATGCCATGGGCGGTGGTTCTCCCTATCAGGGCCCGGCTCGCATCAATCTCGGTGGCAATGCCATCGCCGGTATTGCAAACGCCAACAATGCGATCAAGCCGAACGCGCTGAATCTGATCTACAGCACGGCGCTCGGTCGGTATCAGTTGACGGCCTTCCTGAACGCGCTCCAGACCTCGTCGCTGGCCGACGTGCAGTCGGAGCCGAGCATCACGATCCTCAACAACCGCAGCGCCGAGATCTTTGTCGGCCAGGAAATCCCCATCCGTGTCATCGACGCGTCCGCCGGTGGCCAGGGCGGTGGCGGTGGCGGCGGCGGTGGTGGTGGTGGTGGCGCTGCAGGACAGCCAAATGCTGCGGCATTTTTCCCTCGAGCGACGGTTTCAAAGGAAGAGGCGGGCATCAAGCTCTCCGTGACGCCGCAGATCACCAACAACAAGATGGTGATGCTGAACATCAAGGCGGAAAACTCGAGCGCGGAAATCGCCTCTACCGACGTGGGCGTGATCTTCAATCGCCAGCGAGCCGAATCTCAGGTGCTGGTGGCGGATGGCGAGGCGGCCGTGATCGGCGGCCTCACGGTCACCGAAACCACGCGCTTCCGCAGTGGCATCCCTGTACTGATGAACCTCCCGTTCGTCGGTCGGATCTTCTCGCAGAACACGAAGAACGAAACCAAGCGCGACCTGCTCATCCTGGTCACGCCGCACATCCTGGACGAAGGCGTCACGCCCCCAGGCCGTTAA
- a CDS encoding two-component system sensor histidine kinase NtrB, producing MRQTPAFPQAPVQEMLDPSRMLRWVWLGRAVLACAILVAAVFVWNEADPTSTLIATLTFAGAILGTGLSVMYRGMEGQTVGQTFYAVQCLLDLLLVTAVVHITGGWSSQFAALYILVIASGALLLSFRGGLAVAAGACLLYIIDIVWLRPGTPPYLGMAVQVGVFAVVAAGSGFVVLRLRQAGMGREALAAQLIKVQLEAADILRTIRSGILTIDGRGFLLYANPAASELLGFDLRGHTGLPVLPLLMRVAPRLAELLEQSARDHVRTTRAEGVIFRDGEEIEIGVTTTVAEAVRADGSTGATAIFQDISDSKRLQALHVRAERLQAVAELSASLAHEIRNPLASIRSATEQLARRRSLQVDADDDERILHGLVVREADRLSRLLADFLDFARARVTRMETLDLGALAHTAAMLAASHPDRAPGVQVTVDAVPDLPRTHGDEDLLHRAVFNLVLNAIQALGNEGHVFVEVDRYHPASHGVPTTAITGDLIAISVTDDGPGIPPELRDRLFEPFVTSKTGGSGLGLPVVHRAVEAHRGVVLVDALPQGTRFSIVLPLSVASTSSSHLGAAA from the coding sequence GTGCGTCAAACGCCCGCCTTTCCCCAGGCTCCGGTACAGGAAATGCTCGATCCATCGCGCATGTTGCGCTGGGTCTGGCTGGGCCGTGCCGTGCTGGCCTGTGCCATTCTGGTGGCGGCCGTGTTCGTCTGGAACGAGGCGGATCCCACCTCCACGCTGATCGCCACGCTGACGTTCGCCGGGGCTATCCTGGGGACCGGATTGTCCGTGATGTATCGCGGCATGGAGGGGCAGACCGTCGGACAGACGTTCTATGCCGTGCAGTGCCTGCTCGATCTGCTGCTCGTGACCGCCGTGGTACATATCACGGGCGGATGGAGCTCCCAATTTGCGGCCCTCTATATCCTGGTGATCGCCAGCGGCGCGCTGCTGCTGTCGTTTCGCGGTGGTCTCGCCGTCGCGGCGGGGGCCTGTCTTCTCTACATCATCGATATCGTCTGGCTGCGCCCCGGCACGCCCCCCTACCTCGGCATGGCCGTCCAGGTCGGCGTATTTGCCGTGGTGGCCGCCGGATCCGGGTTTGTGGTGCTGCGGCTGCGCCAGGCCGGCATGGGGCGCGAAGCGTTGGCCGCGCAGCTCATCAAGGTGCAGTTGGAAGCGGCGGACATTCTCCGCACCATCCGCTCCGGCATTCTGACGATCGATGGGCGTGGATTCCTGTTGTATGCCAATCCCGCCGCATCGGAGCTGTTGGGTTTTGATCTGCGGGGGCACACCGGACTGCCGGTGCTTCCGCTGTTGATGCGGGTTGCGCCGCGACTGGCAGAGCTCCTCGAGCAGAGTGCGCGCGATCATGTGCGCACCACCCGTGCCGAAGGCGTGATTTTTCGCGACGGCGAGGAAATCGAGATCGGGGTCACGACGACCGTTGCCGAGGCGGTGCGCGCCGACGGTTCCACCGGTGCCACGGCGATCTTTCAGGACATTTCCGACAGCAAGCGACTGCAGGCGTTGCATGTGCGCGCGGAACGGCTGCAAGCCGTGGCGGAATTGAGTGCGTCGCTGGCCCATGAGATTCGCAATCCCCTGGCGTCCATCCGGAGTGCCACCGAACAGTTAGCTCGGCGTCGTTCGCTTCAGGTGGATGCGGACGACGACGAACGCATCCTGCACGGACTCGTTGTCCGCGAAGCCGACCGACTCAGTCGCCTGCTCGCCGACTTTCTGGATTTTGCGCGTGCCCGCGTGACACGCATGGAAACCCTCGATCTGGGCGCGCTGGCGCACACCGCGGCCATGCTGGCGGCGTCGCATCCGGATCGTGCCCCCGGCGTACAGGTGACCGTGGACGCTGTACCGGACCTGCCGCGCACGCACGGTGACGAAGATCTGTTGCATCGCGCGGTGTTCAACCTGGTGCTCAATGCCATTCAGGCACTGGGGAACGAGGGCCACGTGTTCGTCGAGGTGGATCGCTATCACCCGGCATCACATGGTGTGCCCACGACCGCCATTACGGGCGACCTGATCGCCATCAGCGTGACCGACGACGGCCCCGGCATTCCGCCCGAGCTGCGCGATCGCCTGTTCGAGCCCTTTGTCACCAGCAAAACCGGTGGATCCGGGCTGGGGCTGCCCGTGGTTCATCGCGCCGTCGAAGCACATCGCGGCGTGGTCCTCGTGGACGCCCTGCCGCAGGGCACACGTTTTTCGATTGTCTTGCCACTTTCTGTGGCGAGCACCAGTTCCAGTCACTTGGGAGCCGCAGCGTGA